A single genomic interval of Festucalex cinctus isolate MCC-2025b chromosome 16, RoL_Fcin_1.0, whole genome shotgun sequence harbors:
- the rerg gene encoding ras-related and estrogen-regulated growth inhibitor — MAKSPDVKLAILGRAGVGKSALVVRFLTRRFIWEYDPTLESTYRHQANIDDEVVSMEILDTAGQEDNQQREGHMRWGDGFILVYDITDRGSFEELAPLRSLLEEVKKPKNVPLVLVGNKCDLDHARQVTTEEGERLAAEMACAFYECSACADQSGGVAEAFHELCREVRRRKAVQGKARRRSSTTHVKQAINKMLTKISS; from the exons ATGGCCAAAAGCCCGGATGTGAAACTCGCCATCTTAGgccgagcaggtgtgggcaaatCAG CGCTGGTGGTGAGGTTTTTGACTCGACGTTTCATCTGGGAGTACGACCCAACTCTTG AATCCACCTACCGGCATCAAGCCAATATTGACGATGAGGTTGTCAGCATGGAGATCCTGGACACGGCAGGCCAG GAGGACAACCAGCAGCGGGAAGGTCACATGCGCTGGGGCGACGGCTTCATCTTGGTGTATGACATCACGGACCGGGGAAGCTTCGAGGAGTTGGCGCCGCTCCGCAGTCTACTGGAAGAGGTCAAGAAGCCCAAGAACGTGCCCCTGGTGCTGGTTGGCAACAAGTGCGACCTGGACCACGCGCGGCAGGTGACCACCGAGGAGGGCGAGCGCCTGGCCGCCGAGATGGCCTGCGCCTTCTACGAGTGCTCGGCGTGCGCCGACCAGAGCGGCGGCGTGGCCGAGGCCTTCCACGAGCTGTGTCGCGAGGTGCGGCGCCGCAAGGCCGTGCAGGGCAAGGCCAGGCGGCGCAGCTCCACCACGCATGTCAAGCAGGCCATCAACAAGATGCTGACCAAGATCAGCAGCTAG